One Pseudomonas sp. HOU2 genomic window carries:
- a CDS encoding LLM class flavin-dependent oxidoreductase — translation MSAAKKKILLNAFNMNCIGHINHGLWTHPRDTSTRYNTIEYWTELAQLLERGLFDGLFIADIVGVYDVYQNSVNVTLKESIQLPVNDPLLLVSAMAAVTKNLGFGLTANLTYEPPYLFARRMSSLDHLSRGRVGWNIVTGYLDSAAKAMGLREQVEHDRRYDQADEYLEVLYKLWEGSWENGAVLNDREQRIYAQPEKVHKVEHHGEFYQVEGYHLCEPSPQRTPVLFQAGSSDRGLLFAGRHAECVFISGQNKPSTKVQVDKVRASAVEAGRNPEDIKVFMGLNVIVGATEAAAWAKHAEYLSYASAEAGVAHFSASTGIDFSQYDIDEPIQYVKSNAIQSATKNLQNNDWTRRKLLEQHALGGRYITVVGSPEQVADELEAWIAETGLDGFNLTRIVTPESYVDFIELVIPELQRRGSYKTAYESGSLREKLFHGEAHLPEQHTGSSYRH, via the coding sequence ATGAGCGCCGCGAAAAAGAAGATCCTGCTCAACGCGTTCAACATGAATTGCATCGGCCACATCAACCATGGCCTGTGGACGCATCCGCGCGACACCTCGACCCGCTACAACACCATTGAATACTGGACCGAGCTGGCGCAGTTGCTGGAGCGCGGGCTGTTTGACGGCCTGTTCATCGCCGACATCGTCGGGGTGTACGACGTCTACCAGAACTCGGTGAACGTCACGCTCAAAGAGTCGATCCAGCTGCCGGTCAACGACCCGCTGCTGCTGGTCTCGGCCATGGCTGCGGTGACAAAAAACCTTGGTTTCGGCCTGACCGCCAATCTCACTTACGAGCCGCCGTATCTGTTCGCCCGCCGCATGTCGTCGCTCGATCACCTGAGCCGCGGTCGGGTCGGCTGGAATATCGTCACCGGTTACCTGGACAGCGCCGCCAAGGCCATGGGCCTGCGCGAACAGGTCGAGCATGACCGTCGCTACGATCAGGCCGACGAGTACCTTGAAGTGCTCTACAAACTCTGGGAAGGCAGTTGGGAAAACGGCGCGGTGCTCAATGACCGCGAGCAACGCATCTACGCGCAGCCGGAGAAAGTGCACAAGGTCGAACACCACGGCGAGTTCTATCAGGTCGAGGGTTATCACCTCTGCGAGCCGTCGCCGCAGCGCACGCCGGTGCTGTTCCAGGCCGGCAGTTCGGATCGCGGTTTGCTGTTCGCCGGGCGCCACGCCGAGTGCGTGTTCATCAGCGGCCAGAACAAGCCGTCGACCAAAGTGCAGGTGGACAAGGTCCGCGCCAGCGCGGTCGAGGCCGGGCGCAATCCCGAGGATATCAAGGTGTTCATGGGCCTCAACGTGATCGTCGGTGCCACCGAAGCAGCCGCGTGGGCCAAGCACGCCGAGTACCTGAGCTATGCCAGCGCCGAGGCCGGCGTCGCGCATTTCTCGGCGTCCACCGGCATCGACTTTTCCCAGTACGACATCGACGAACCGATCCAGTACGTCAAGAGCAATGCCATCCAGTCCGCCACCAAAAATCTGCAGAACAACGACTGGACCCGACGCAAGTTGCTCGAGCAGCACGCCCTCGGTGGCCGCTATATCACCGTGGTCGGCTCGCCTGAGCAAGTGGCGGATGAACTGGAAGCGTGGATCGCCGAAACGGGACTCGACGGCTTCAACCTGACGCGCATCGTCACCCCGGAAAGCTATGTCGATTTCATCGAGCTGGTGATTCCGGAGTTGCAGCGGCGCGGGTCGTACAAGACTGCGTATGAGAGTGGCAGCTTGCGCGAGAAGCTGTTTCACGGAGAGGCACATTTGCCCGAGCAACACACCGGCTCTTCATACCGACATTAA
- a CDS encoding SfnB family sulfur acquisition oxidoreductase yields the protein MTFSHPVAVITSDEQALIVASDLAEDFKRDSAVRDRERRLPLPELDVFSRSGLWGISVPKEYGGAGVSNVTLAKVIALIAQADGSLGQIPQNHFYALEVLRVNGSHEQKQRLYAEVLAGQRFGNALAELGTKTAHDRVTSLKRDGDGYRINGRKFYATGAIYAQRIPTSVVDENGVQQLAFVPRDSKGLTVIDDWSGFGQRTTGSGSVVFEDVYVAAEDVIPFQSAFERPTTVGPLAQILHAAIDTGIARAAYEDALHFVRSKTRPWIDSGNDKATEDPLTLKSFGHLSIRLHATEALLERSGEFLDKAQAETNAETVAAASIAVAEARAISTEISLAAGSTLFELAGSQATLIEHGLDRHWRNARVHTLHDPVRWKYHAVGNYYLNAENPPLRGTI from the coding sequence ATGACTTTTTCCCATCCCGTCGCGGTCATCACCAGCGATGAGCAAGCCCTGATCGTCGCCAGCGACCTGGCCGAAGATTTCAAACGCGACAGTGCCGTGCGTGACCGCGAACGCCGCCTGCCACTGCCGGAGCTCGACGTGTTTTCCCGCTCCGGCCTGTGGGGCATCAGCGTGCCCAAGGAGTATGGCGGCGCCGGCGTGTCCAACGTGACCCTGGCCAAAGTCATCGCCCTGATCGCTCAGGCCGACGGCTCCCTCGGACAGATTCCGCAGAACCATTTTTACGCCCTCGAAGTGCTGCGGGTTAACGGCAGCCACGAGCAGAAACAGCGGCTGTACGCCGAGGTGCTGGCCGGTCAACGTTTTGGCAACGCCCTGGCGGAACTGGGCACCAAAACCGCCCACGACCGCGTCACCAGTCTCAAGCGTGACGGCGACGGCTATCGCATCAACGGGCGCAAGTTTTACGCGACCGGCGCGATCTACGCGCAGCGTATCCCGACCTCCGTGGTCGATGAAAATGGCGTGCAGCAACTGGCCTTCGTCCCGCGTGACAGCAAGGGCCTGACGGTGATCGACGACTGGAGTGGTTTCGGTCAGCGCACCACCGGCAGCGGATCCGTGGTGTTCGAAGACGTCTACGTTGCCGCCGAGGACGTGATCCCGTTCCAGAGTGCCTTCGAGCGTCCGACCACGGTCGGCCCGCTGGCGCAGATCCTTCACGCCGCCATCGACACTGGCATCGCTCGCGCCGCTTATGAAGATGCCCTGCACTTCGTGCGCAGCAAGACCCGGCCATGGATCGACTCCGGTAACGACAAGGCCACCGAAGACCCGCTGACCCTGAAGAGCTTTGGCCATTTGAGCATCCGCCTGCACGCCACCGAAGCACTGCTTGAGCGCTCCGGCGAATTCCTCGACAAGGCCCAGGCCGAGACCAATGCAGAAACAGTCGCTGCGGCGTCGATTGCAGTCGCCGAAGCACGGGCGATCAGCACTGAAATCTCGCTCGCTGCTGGCAGCACGCTGTTCGAACTGGCCGGCAGTCAAGCGACCCTGATTGAGCACGGCCTCGACCGTCACTGGCGCAACGCCCGGGTACACACCCTGCACGACCCGGTGCGCTGGAAATATCACGCGGTGGGCAATTACTACCTCAACGCTGAAAACCCTCCGCTGCGAGGGACGATCTGA
- a CDS encoding SfnB family sulfur acquisition oxidoreductase translates to MSSLADANVQSDLDIAPLLLPAQVLRNDAQAIKAAHELAQVARVQAAKRDRQRKLPWSEIEQFTRSGLGSIAIPREYGGPQVSFVTLAEVFAIISAADPALGQIPQNQFGIINLVLGSATEEQKKQLFQSVLEGWRIGNAGPERGTKNTLELKARITADGDDYVINGQKFYSTGALFAHWVAVKALNDDGKQVLAFVRRGTPGLRIVDDWSGFGQRTTASGTILLNNVRVESSLVVDNWKINEKPNTQGAVSQLIQAAIDAGIARGAIDDAIEFVKTRARPWIDAKVERASDDLYVIADIGKLKIELHAAEALLRKAGQVLDQVHTAPLTAESAARASIAVAEAKVLTTEISLLASEKLFELAGSRATLAEFNLDRHWRNARVHTLHDPVRWKYHAVGAYRLNGTLPARHSWI, encoded by the coding sequence ATGTCCAGTCTGGCCGATGCAAACGTCCAGTCGGATCTGGACATCGCCCCGTTGTTGTTGCCCGCGCAGGTCTTGCGCAACGACGCCCAAGCCATCAAGGCTGCCCACGAACTGGCGCAAGTTGCCCGCGTGCAGGCCGCCAAACGTGATCGTCAGCGCAAGCTGCCGTGGTCGGAAATCGAACAGTTCACCCGCAGCGGTCTGGGCAGCATTGCCATCCCGCGTGAGTACGGCGGCCCGCAGGTTTCGTTTGTCACGTTGGCCGAAGTGTTCGCGATCATTTCCGCAGCCGACCCGGCACTGGGACAGATCCCGCAGAACCAGTTCGGCATTATCAATCTGGTGCTTGGCAGCGCCACTGAAGAACAGAAAAAGCAGCTGTTCCAGAGCGTTCTGGAAGGCTGGCGCATCGGCAATGCCGGCCCTGAGCGCGGCACCAAAAATACTCTTGAATTGAAAGCGCGTATCACCGCCGATGGTGATGATTACGTGATCAACGGCCAGAAGTTCTACTCCACCGGCGCGCTGTTCGCGCACTGGGTGGCGGTCAAGGCGCTCAACGACGACGGCAAGCAGGTGCTGGCCTTCGTCCGCCGTGGCACCCCGGGCCTGCGCATCGTCGATGACTGGTCGGGCTTCGGTCAGCGCACCACCGCCAGCGGCACGATTCTGCTGAACAACGTGCGCGTCGAGTCGAGCCTGGTCGTCGATAACTGGAAAATCAACGAGAAGCCCAACACTCAAGGCGCGGTGTCGCAGCTGATTCAGGCAGCCATCGACGCCGGCATCGCCCGTGGCGCCATCGACGATGCCATCGAATTCGTCAAAACCCGCGCGCGGCCCTGGATCGACGCCAAGGTCGAGCGCGCCAGTGATGACCTCTACGTGATCGCCGACATCGGCAAGCTGAAAATCGAACTGCACGCGGCTGAAGCACTGCTGCGCAAGGCCGGGCAAGTGCTGGATCAGGTACACACCGCGCCGCTGACCGCCGAATCCGCCGCCCGCGCTTCAATTGCGGTGGCCGAAGCGAAAGTGCTGACTACCGAGATTTCCTTGCTCGCCAGCGAGAAGCTTTTCGAACTGGCCGGCAGCCGCGCGACCCTCGCCGAATTCAACCTCGACCGTCACTGGCGCAACGCCCGGGTGCACACCCTGCACGACCCGGTGCGCTGGAAATATCACGCGGTCGGCGCCTATCGCCTGAACGGTACTTTGCCGGCCCGCCATTCCTGGATCTGA